A stretch of the Duncaniella dubosii genome encodes the following:
- a CDS encoding RagB/SusD family nutrient uptake outer membrane protein: protein MKSYKYIGMAMLTAFTLSGCSDFLDTENKSNANQNGEEFFKKNAESLLTSAYYSYRDIVNMIDIADQGADLYINARGADDGTFSLYNFDPENGTVTNLYKYCYKAINYANGVLSYTSDPKLVAEATFLRNWGYYYLTQHFGGVPYVTSYIESSTRDYPRAALADIYAGMLADLEACYNEASLPEIDHTGRVSKRAVAALAAKTALAAAWDLGTTLTDEVKGTYTVHNTEMFRTAASWAEKAIGGVQLTMSFEDKWSPKNEGNDEEIFSIQYDRLGYPGNKTNGGHSLMYDYMGYYGNCVQTGHKGTKSGGTNSLSYKAMELFERGDQRYEGTFMTVYYNPELKDGVVGWGDDGYLAYYNLSAAELAKKPISIKFYPSYTTEAEALADLEAIKSQTVKFATGTHGNNLPFACIMGADQITQWYFNEDGSLQAKKTLSTADFIKAGFASSPCVKKWDDPESENVTEKNCYRDIVVFHVSDMYLIAAEAYLLADDQPAALAKINAVRNRAGLPSLASFSSYEAPYSISSSFTETPLDLVLDERARELYAERTRWEDLRRTRQLVRYNIEFARAIDNVADMQNSKGETKWYRPIPATEINNNTSMTLEDQNPGY, encoded by the coding sequence ATGAAATCATACAAATATATCGGAATGGCCATGCTCACCGCTTTCACCCTCTCGGGATGTAGCGACTTTCTCGATACGGAAAACAAGAGCAACGCCAACCAGAACGGTGAGGAATTCTTCAAAAAGAATGCCGAAAGCCTCCTCACATCAGCATACTATTCATACCGCGACATCGTCAACATGATCGATATCGCCGATCAGGGCGCCGACCTCTATATCAACGCCCGCGGTGCTGACGACGGCACTTTCTCCCTCTACAACTTCGACCCCGAGAACGGCACTGTCACCAACCTTTACAAATACTGCTACAAGGCCATAAACTATGCCAACGGAGTCCTTTCCTACACCAGCGACCCCAAGCTCGTGGCCGAGGCAACATTCCTCCGCAACTGGGGCTACTACTATCTGACCCAGCACTTCGGCGGTGTGCCCTATGTGACATCCTACATCGAAAGCTCGACCCGCGACTATCCCCGCGCCGCGCTTGCCGACATCTATGCAGGAATGCTCGCCGACCTCGAAGCATGCTACAATGAAGCAAGCCTCCCCGAAATCGACCACACAGGACGTGTAAGCAAGCGCGCTGTGGCAGCCCTCGCCGCAAAGACAGCCCTTGCGGCAGCATGGGATCTCGGAACCACCCTCACTGACGAAGTGAAGGGAACATACACGGTACACAACACTGAAATGTTCCGCACAGCTGCCTCTTGGGCTGAAAAGGCCATCGGCGGAGTGCAGCTCACAATGTCGTTTGAAGACAAATGGTCGCCAAAGAACGAAGGTAACGACGAAGAAATCTTCTCAATCCAGTATGACCGTCTGGGTTATCCCGGCAACAAGACCAACGGCGGCCATAGCCTGATGTATGACTACATGGGCTACTACGGCAACTGCGTCCAGACCGGCCACAAGGGAACAAAGTCAGGTGGCACAAACTCATTGTCCTACAAGGCGATGGAATTGTTCGAACGTGGCGACCAGCGCTACGAAGGCACTTTCATGACAGTCTACTACAACCCCGAACTTAAGGACGGTGTTGTCGGCTGGGGCGATGACGGCTATCTCGCTTACTACAACCTGTCGGCTGCGGAACTCGCAAAGAAACCCATCTCCATCAAGTTCTATCCTTCCTATACCACCGAGGCCGAGGCTCTCGCCGATCTCGAAGCCATCAAGTCGCAGACTGTCAAGTTTGCCACCGGCACTCATGGCAACAACCTGCCCTTCGCCTGCATCATGGGAGCAGATCAGATCACACAGTGGTACTTCAACGAGGACGGCTCTCTTCAGGCCAAGAAAACCCTGAGCACCGCCGACTTCATCAAGGCCGGCTTCGCCTCTTCGCCATGCGTGAAGAAGTGGGACGACCCCGAGTCTGAAAACGTGACTGAGAAAAACTGCTACCGTGACATCGTGGTGTTCCACGTCAGCGACATGTATCTCATCGCAGCCGAGGCTTATCTCCTTGCCGATGACCAGCCCGCGGCCCTCGCCAAGATCAACGCTGTCCGCAACCGCGCCGGTCTCCCCTCGCTCGCTTCATTCAGCAGCTACGAAGCTCCCTACTCTATCTCAAGCAGCTTCACCGAGACACCCCTTGACCTCGTGCTCGACGAACGTGCCCGCGAGCTTTATGCCGAGCGCACACGCTGGGAAGACCTCCGTCGCACACGTCAGCTCGTGCGCTACAACATCGAGTTTGCCCGCGCTATCGACAACGTAGCCGACATGCAGAACTCAAAGGGAGAAACCAAGTGGTATCGTCCCATCCCCGCAACGGAAATCAACAACAACACCTCGATGACACTTGAGGATCAGAATCCCGGTTATTAA